In the genome of Parafrankia discariae, the window GCGGATGGTCGCCGACATCGACCTGGAGGCCCATCCCGACTGGGTGGTCGCCGCCGACGCCGCGCTGGACCTGCTCGTCGACTGCGACCTGTATGACCGGGTCCGGTTTTTGGCCGTGGACCTGCCCGCCCCGACGTTGCGCGCCGGGGCCGCCAGCGCCCTGGGGGCGGCCTCGTCGCGGGTCACCGCGTCGTTCGGCCTGCCCGCTACGGGGCCCAGCGCCGTCGAGGTACGCCGGCGCCGCCAGCAGGAAGCCGACTACTTCACCCGGTTCGGGGCTCCCGCCCGGCTGCGCCGGGCGAGCGCGACCGAGGTTGCCTGGATCTACGCCCGGGCGTGGCGACGCGGCGTGGGTGACCTTCCCCTGGACGGCCCGCAGGCCGACCTGGCCCACGGCGACCCCGTCCACGACCCGCACCGACAGCGTTTCGCCGCCGAAGCGCACCTGCACGGGCCGCGGCTGCGCGGCCCGGCGTTGAGCACCCTCGACGAGGCGGTCACCTTCGAAGGCGGGCAGCGTGAAAGCCGCCCCCGTGGGGCGGGGGTCCGCCGCTACGTGCAGATCACCAGCGGGTTCGGGGCCAGCTATCAGGCCGCCGGTGTCCTCGCCGACCTGCCGGAGAGTTTCACCTTCCCCGACGGGGCGGAATGGTTCGCCGCCGCCGACGCGGTCGCCGACCCGGTCGACTGGTACGCCCGGCTGCGGGTGATTCCGAACGAGGACGCCAAACGCGGCGCGCGGCGCAAGCTGCGCCAGCTCGTCTCCCAGCAGTCGGAGTGGGCGGGGGAAACCGCCGGCCTGCCGAGCAGCCTCGGTAACGCCATCGACGCCCTCGACGACGAGCAGGCCGAACTCGACGCCTCCTCCGATCCGCTGCTGGCCGCGAGCATGGTGTTCTCCGTCGCCGCCCCCGACCCGCGCGACGCCGACCGGCAGATCAGCGGGCTGCAGGCGGTGTTCGCCGGCGGCGAGTACCGCCTGGCTCGTCCGATCGGCGACCAGGAAGCCCTCTACGAGGCAGGCAAGCCCGGCAGCGGACTGCCGCGGGTGTGCCGCGACTTCGAGCAGATGCTCACCCCCCGCCAGCTCGCCGCGGGCAACCCGTTCGCCGGCGCCGAACTCGGTGACCCCACCGGTGTCCTGTTCGGGATCTCCCTGGATGGTGGGACCGCCCGCCCGGTGCTGCTCGACCCGGCCCGCGGCCCGGCCACCGACCGTTCCGGCTCGATCGCGATCACCGCCGCGCTCGGCGCCGGCAAGTCGTTCTCGTTGAAGTATCTGGCGTGGGCGACCCTCGCGCGTGGCGGCCGGTTCACCACCTTGGACCGCACCGAGCACGGGGAATGGGTCCAGTTCGCCCAGGCGGCCCCCGGCGCGACCGAGATCGTCACCCTCACCGCGGACGCGAACGTCAGCGTCGACCCGCTGCAGATCTTCGCCGGGGACGACGCTCTGCAGTTCGGCACCGGGTTTTTGTGCCTGCTGCTCGGGATCGGGATCCAGGACGTCGAAGGTGACGTGCTGAGTGCCGCGGTCAAAACCGTGCTCGCCGAACGCAACCCGCGGGCCGCCCGCGTGCTCACCGTCCTGGAGGAGCGGGCGGTGGCCGAGCGGGGCCGCCGCCTCGGGGACGCCGCCGAGCTCGTCGCGGGCCGGCTCCGCGGCCGGCTCAGTGAACGACTGGCCCGGGTGATTTTCGGGGACGAGCCGCCGCTGCGGCTGTCCCGCGCCGACTCGGTGATCCTGTGGACGCCCGGTCTCAAACCGCCCCCGCGGGAGGTACTGCTCTCCCCGGAGCTGTCCCGGCGGCTACTCGGCGAGCAGCTGCTCGCCCAGGCGATGGTCTACCTCTCCGCCGCGATCATGCGGAAGATCGCGTTCACGGACCGGTCCCGGTTCGGCGCGATGTGCCTGGACGAGGTGTCGTTCCTGACCGCCTCGGTCGAAGGCGCCCAGCTCCTCGAGGAAGGGCTGCGCGAGTCGCGGCGCGCGAACGCCGCGGTGTGGGTCGCCGCCCAGGACGTCGCCTCCCTGGGTGAACCCCGGCTACGCGCCCTCATCCCGATCCGTCTCGCCGGCCGCCAAGGCAGCCGTTACGCCGCCGAACAGGCCCTGGAACTCCTCGGCATGGACGTCGACGAGGAACACATCACCGCCCTCCAAGAGATCAACCCCGACCCGGCCCGGCAACCCGAACGGGTCGGGGAGATGTACCTGCGCGACCTCGACGGCCGGGTCGGGTTCATCCAGGTCCTGCCCCCACGCCTCCCCGGCCTGCTCGCCAGCTGGGACAGCAACCCCCGCGCGGCCACCGCCACCGAACGCCACCCCGTCCCCGCCGCGAACCAGCCAACCCCACCCGCACCCGACCGCCCCCGCCCCCGCGGGCCTGGGCCGGCAGGCCCGCCCACCCGGGACGCCGATCCCGAATTCCCATGGTCGGAGCGGGAATCCCCAGCCGTCGAGGGTGCACCGTCGGCCCCGCCGACGGGCGGGGCGCACGGGCGGGCGACGCTCGCCGACCATCTGCCGCTGGCACCGGCGTGGCGCCCCACCTCCCCACGACACCCACCCGCGCGCCCCGGCACCGGGCACCGGTGACCCGT includes:
- a CDS encoding ATP-binding protein is translated as MSCPARHIAGNLVWTDRGGVLAVWRIHPATYPHASRADKLKLHHETRAVLAQLRGEAMLLSLTVPIDPVATVGRMVADIDLEAHPDWVVAADAALDLLVDCDLYDRVRFLAVDLPAPTLRAGAASALGAASSRVTASFGLPATGPSAVEVRRRRQQEADYFTRFGAPARLRRASATEVAWIYARAWRRGVGDLPLDGPQADLAHGDPVHDPHRQRFAAEAHLHGPRLRGPALSTLDEAVTFEGGQRESRPRGAGVRRYVQITSGFGASYQAAGVLADLPESFTFPDGAEWFAAADAVADPVDWYARLRVIPNEDAKRGARRKLRQLVSQQSEWAGETAGLPSSLGNAIDALDDEQAELDASSDPLLAASMVFSVAAPDPRDADRQISGLQAVFAGGEYRLARPIGDQEALYEAGKPGSGLPRVCRDFEQMLTPRQLAAGNPFAGAELGDPTGVLFGISLDGGTARPVLLDPARGPATDRSGSIAITAALGAGKSFSLKYLAWATLARGGRFTTLDRTEHGEWVQFAQAAPGATEIVTLTADANVSVDPLQIFAGDDALQFGTGFLCLLLGIGIQDVEGDVLSAAVKTVLAERNPRAARVLTVLEERAVAERGRRLGDAAELVAGRLRGRLSERLARVIFGDEPPLRLSRADSVILWTPGLKPPPREVLLSPELSRRLLGEQLLAQAMVYLSAAIMRKIAFTDRSRFGAMCLDEVSFLTASVEGAQLLEEGLRESRRANAAVWVAAQDVASLGEPRLRALIPIRLAGRQGSRYAAEQALELLGMDVDEEHITALQEINPDPARQPERVGEMYLRDLDGRVGFIQVLPPRLPGLLASWDSNPRAATATERHPVPAANQPTPPAPDRPRPRGPGPAGPPTRDADPEFPWSERESPAVEGAPSAPPTGGAHGRATLADHLPLAPAWRPTSPRHPPARPGTGHR